The following proteins are encoded in a genomic region of Coffea eugenioides isolate CCC68of chromosome 6, Ceug_1.0, whole genome shotgun sequence:
- the LOC113773764 gene encoding NAC domain-containing protein 2-like translates to MRFGVRGFLIDAHRYRSDSLHNVNGWYFFTYLTNKYPKGSRPSRSCGDGGFWKPTGKDKKIYYNGNTVGYRKSLDFLLGPGEKTAWKMHEYRIHANNPKSDPVLCRLYMNIRRKNKDESEGDTVELMRENLDQCFTVNEAPMQNEDNDLAVGNISSAGSTNNQCMEYITSTLDTGGDAISNQVIYDLSSFQFPDHPFQDFQGYTNSHGGLEAITQEFTEPFHLSRGTMIPSDLNMEDVSKYAIGGTDLSDLAWQIMSI, encoded by the exons ATGAGATTTGGGGTTAGAGGGTTTCTCATTGATGCAC ATAGATACAGATCGGATAGCCTTCATAACGTGAACGGATGGTACTTCTTCACCTATTTGACGAACAAATACCCCAAAGGCAGCCGTCCCTCTCGATCATGTGGAGATGGTGGATTTTGGAAACCCACCGGCAAAGACAAGAAGATTTATTACAATGGCAATACCGTCGGATACAGGAAGTCACTAGATTTCTTACTTGGGCCTGGTGAAAAAACGGCTTGGAAGATGCATGAATATAGAATTCATGCAAATAACCCCAAG TCGGATCCAGTTTTATGTAGATTGTATATGAACATAAGACGCAAAAACAAAGATGAAAGTGAAGGTGACACAGTAGAATTGATGAGGGAAAATCTTGACCAGTGTTTTACAGTGAATGAAGCTCCCATGCAGAATGAGGACAATGATTTGGCGGTTGGCAATATTTCCTCTGCTGGTTCTACAAACAATCAATGTATGGAGTATATTACCAGCACTCTAGACACAGGAGGTGATGCCATTTCAAACCAGGTTATCTATGATCTTTCTAGTTTCCAATTTCCTGATCATCCATTTCAAGATTTCCAAGGATACACTAATTCTCATGGTGGGCTCGAAGCAATTACTCAAGAGTTCACTGAACCGTTCCATTTATCAAGGGGTACCATGATCCCCTCTGATTTGAATATGGAGGATGTTTCGAAGTATGCTATTGGTGGTACTGATTTGTCCGACTTAGCATGGCAAATTATGTCAATATGA